One window of the Gambusia affinis linkage group LG01, SWU_Gaff_1.0, whole genome shotgun sequence genome contains the following:
- the si:dkey-93l1.9 gene encoding ninjurin-1 isoform X6, which yields MNREELALNTMGDHEVIVGLLLVFIVKYDLNDERKRAKLDTMNNMATVFVFFTVLINIFITALGFQGHSMSAAPDIPLPLLPPSPINLTKTGVL from the exons ATGAACAGAGAGGAGCTGGCTCTGAATACAATGGGGGACCATGAG GTGATAGTGGGATTGCTGCTCGTCTTTATTG TGAAGTATGATCTGAATGACGAACGGAAACGAGCCAAGCTGGACACGATGAACAACATGGCCACGGTGTTCGTCTTCTTCACGGTCCTCATCAACATCTTCATCACCGCGCTCGGGTTCCAGGGCCATTCGATGAG CGCAGCACCTGACATCCCCTTACCTCTGCTGCCTCCTTCACCTATTAACCTGACTAAAACCGGGGTCCTATAG
- the si:dkey-93l1.9 gene encoding ninjurin-1 isoform X5, whose amino-acid sequence MNREELALNTMGDHEVIVGLLLVFIAVKYDLNDERKRAKLDTMNNMATVFVFFTVLINIFITALGFQGHSMSAAPDIPLPLLPPSPINLTKTGVL is encoded by the exons ATGAACAGAGAGGAGCTGGCTCTGAATACAATGGGGGACCATGAG GTGATAGTGGGATTGCTGCTCGTCTTTATTG CAGTGAAGTATGATCTGAATGACGAACGGAAACGAGCCAAGCTGGACACGATGAACAACATGGCCACGGTGTTCGTCTTCTTCACGGTCCTCATCAACATCTTCATCACCGCGCTCGGGTTCCAGGGCCATTCGATGAG CGCAGCACCTGACATCCCCTTACCTCTGCTGCCTCCTTCACCTATTAACCTGACTAAAACCGGGGTCCTATAG
- the mrpl49 gene encoding mitochondrial ribosomal protein L49, which translates to MYKMSVSLLTLRALRGAPGLCRRTMAATSGLRAASSAAPRDKRAAITESTEEYKFVERLIPPTRIPEPPKHVGAAPSGWIPPAESPPSLPYMIRRSRMHNIPVYSDLTHGNRKLTLIRKVEGDIWALEKDVREYLRQVAGKELPTQVNEVTMTLKVKGHFEQELKDWLASKGF; encoded by the coding sequence ATGTACAAGATGTCGGTTAGCCTGCTGACCCTCAGGGCGCTGAGAGGAGCTCCAGGTCTCTGCCGCCGGACTATGGCCGCCACCAGCGGACTCCGGGCGGCTTCCTCCGCCGCTCCACGGGACAAAAGAGCCGCTATAACGGAGTCCACGGAAGAATACAAGTTCGTGGAACGACTCATACCGCCAACACGGATCCCCGAGCCGCCTAAACACGTCGGAGCCGCTCCGTCGGGCTGGATCCCCCCAGCTGAGTCCCCGCCGTCTCTTCCCTACATGATCCGCCGCTCCCGCATGCACAACATCCCCGTGTACAGCGACCTGACCCACGGGAACCGCAAGCTGACGCTGATACGGAAGGTGGAAGGGGACATATGGGCTTTGGAGAAGGACGTGAGGGAGTACCTGAGACAGGTGGCCGGGAAGGAGTTACCCACGCAGGTGAATGAGGTGACGATGACTCTGAAGGTGAAAGGTCACTTTGAGCAGGAGCTGAAGGACTGGCTGGCCAGCAAAGGCTTCTGa
- the haus7 gene encoding HAUS augmin-like complex subunit 7, whose translation MAGGLTEKQFAHRVYDSLQALSCPLVQDLHLQEEESMLELLCRPSPLRTDILTWICRRINPKFGTSGAMSAESKDPDGLEKKMAAMGQELMLCKADDLDLIQGKASPQRQLGLLEQLLSLVAGSAGHRTDVEPLLCEVFAAENLPHLRQMLQPALDPWPAHIEALYEVPESAPKPGEEFPDVSDLLQSAQTQLEQLQSKCDFLDGAEENPAALSPRSLRLAAGDLQQQMMTFSHLYETDLRIYCSREPPRFSSETHLFQRVQQQLLACNTELEMQKEICEASGRVSEEVKGLQTQPRYWSRGEKRTLPDQLEEISQRVENMGSQRHT comes from the exons GCTTTGTCGTGTCCCTTGGTGCAGGACCTGcacctgcaggaggaggagagcatGCTGGAGCTGCTCTGCCGCCCCTCTCCGCTCCGCACAGACATCCTGACATGGATCTGCCGCAG AATCAACCCCAAGTTTGGAACTTCTGGAGCAATGTCTGCAGAGTCCAAGGATCCTGACGGCTTAGAGAAAA AAATGGCTGCGATGGGTCAGGAGCTGATGCTGTGCAAAGCAGATGACTTGGATCTGATCCAG GGTAAAGCCAGCCCTCAGCGACAGCTTGGCCTCCTGGAGCAACTGTTGTCTCTTGTTGCCGGTTCTGCTGGCCACAGAACCGACGTAGAGCCGCTGCTGTGTGAGGTTTTTGCTGCAGAGAACCTGCCTCACCTCAGACAGATGCTCCAGCCGGCGCTGGATCCCTGGCCTGCTCACATCGA AGCTCTGTATGAAGTCCCAGAGTCGGCTCCTAAGCCAGGAGAAGagtttccagatgtttctgacCTCCTGCAGTCCGCTCAGACACAACTGGAGCAGCTGCAGTCCAAG TGTGACTTCCTGGACGGCGCCGAGGAGAACCCGGCTGCTCTCTCGCCGCGCTCGCTGCGGTTGGCAGCAGGCGACCTCCAGCAGCAGATGATGACCTTCAGTCATCTGTACGAGACGGACCTGAGGATCTACTGCAGCAGAGAACCACCGAGGTTCAGCTCAGAGACCCACCTCTTCCAGAgggtgcagcagcagctgctggcctGCAACACA GAGCTGGAAATGCAGAAGGAAATCTGTGAAGCTTCAGGGCGTGTGAGTGAGGAGGTGAAAGGTCTACAGACACAACCTCGCTACTGGAGCAGAGGAGAGAAACGCACCCTCC CGGATCAACTGGAGGAGATCAGCCAGCGCGTTGAGAACATGGGCTCACAGCGCCACACCtga
- the emd gene encoding emerin (Emery-Dreifuss muscular dystrophy), with protein MIPLSNRSDNQISDLLTDYGIKHGPVVKSTRHLYERKLEEAIASDRTFYREEEEEITDIICRHPRRRKTSARPSARFLPGSEQNGDQPPDQAGEIHSSGIDQSSGAEPSDDPKPEEQLTGTEQGSSTELDQQIQQKLHLVSVKMSHTTTTSHSKLEVRGPIRRQAAGKIRVVVPAVLVLTALAAGCYYILTTVM; from the exons ATGATCCCGCTCAGCAACAGAAGTGATAACCAGATCAGCGATTTGCTGACAGACTACGGCATCAAGCATGGACCAGTAGTGA AATCCACTCGACATCTGTAtgagaggaagctggaggagGCCATAGCCAGCGACCGGACCTTCTACAGAGAAGAAG AGGAGGAAATCACCGACATCATATGTCGCCATCCG AGGAGAAGGAAGACCTCTGCCAGGCCGTCAGCACGGTTTTTGCCCGGCTCTGAGCAGAACGGAGATCAGCCGCCGGACCAAGCTGGAGA GATTCATTCGTCCGGGATCGACCAAAGCAGCGGCGCCGAGCCGTCCGATGATCCGAAACCGGAAGAGCAACTCACAGG GACGGAGCAAGGAAGCAGCACTGAACTGGATCAACAGATCCAACAGAAGCTTCATCT TGTGTCTGTGAAGATGAGTCACACAACAACAACCAGTCACAGCAAACTGGAAGTCAGAGGGCCAATCAGACGGCAGGCGGCAGGAAAGATACGGGTGGTGGTCCCAGCGGTGCTGGTGCTGACTGCGTTAGCAGCTGGATGCTACTACATCCTCACCACTGTAATGTGA
- the si:dkey-93l1.9 gene encoding ninjurin-1 isoform X1, with the protein MQRRMTFENMTVWGKNLETQKEDLQIFFSCDMLERVNVFCTFQGQTGKRLYSFDMNHYATKKSAAQSMLDVALLMANSSQLKTILYVGPEYIFYIPLIVLLSLSIILQVIVGLLLVFIVKYDLNDERKRAKLDTMNNMATVFVFFTVLINIFITALGFQGHSMSAAPDIPLPLLPPSPINLTKTGVL; encoded by the exons ATGCAGAGAAGGAtgacatttgaaaacatgacagtttggggaaaaaatctaGAGACACAGAAAGAAGATCTCCAAATCTTCTTCTCTTGTGACATGTTGGAGAGAGTGAATGTTTTCTGCACCTTTCAGGGTCAGACTGGGAAAAGACTTTACTCCTTTGACATGAACCACTATGCCACTAAGAAGAGTGCAGCTCAGAGTATGCTGGATGTTGCTTTGCTGATGGCCAACTCGTCCCAGCTGAAGACCATCCTGTATGTGGGCCCAGAGTACATCTTCTACATCCCTCTCATCGTTCTgctctctctgtccatcattcTGCAGGTGATAGTGGGATTGCTGCTCGTCTTTATTG TGAAGTATGATCTGAATGACGAACGGAAACGAGCCAAGCTGGACACGATGAACAACATGGCCACGGTGTTCGTCTTCTTCACGGTCCTCATCAACATCTTCATCACCGCGCTCGGGTTCCAGGGCCATTCGATGAG CGCAGCACCTGACATCCCCTTACCTCTGCTGCCTCCTTCACCTATTAACCTGACTAAAACCGGGGTCCTATAG
- the si:dkey-93l1.9 gene encoding ninjurin-1 isoform X4 yields MQRRMTFENMTVWGKNLETQKEDLQIFFSCDMLERVNVFCTFQGQTGKRLYSFDMNHYATKKSAAQSMLDVALLMANSSQLKTILYVGPEYIFYIPLIVLLSLSIILQVIVGLLLVFIAVKYDLNDERKRAKLDTMNNMATVFVFFTVLINIFITALGFQGHSMSAAPDIPLPLLPPSPINLTKTGVL; encoded by the exons ATGCAGAGAAGGAtgacatttgaaaacatgacagtttggggaaaaaatctaGAGACACAGAAAGAAGATCTCCAAATCTTCTTCTCTTGTGACATGTTGGAGAGAGTGAATGTTTTCTGCACCTTTCAGGGTCAGACTGGGAAAAGACTTTACTCCTTTGACATGAACCACTATGCCACTAAGAAGAGTGCAGCTCAGAGTATGCTGGATGTTGCTTTGCTGATGGCCAACTCGTCCCAGCTGAAGACCATCCTGTATGTGGGCCCAGAGTACATCTTCTACATCCCTCTCATCGTTCTgctctctctgtccatcattcTGCAGGTGATAGTGGGATTGCTGCTCGTCTTTATTG CAGTGAAGTATGATCTGAATGACGAACGGAAACGAGCCAAGCTGGACACGATGAACAACATGGCCACGGTGTTCGTCTTCTTCACGGTCCTCATCAACATCTTCATCACCGCGCTCGGGTTCCAGGGCCATTCGATGAG CGCAGCACCTGACATCCCCTTACCTCTGCTGCCTCCTTCACCTATTAACCTGACTAAAACCGGGGTCCTATAG
- the si:dkey-93l1.9 gene encoding ninjurin-1 isoform X3 — MNREELALNTMGDHEGQTGKRLYSFDMNHYATKKSAAQSMLDVALLMANSSQLKTILYVGPEYIFYIPLIVLLSLSIILQVIVGLLLVFIAVKYDLNDERKRAKLDTMNNMATVFVFFTVLINIFITALGFQGHSMSAAPDIPLPLLPPSPINLTKTGVL; from the exons ATGAACAGAGAGGAGCTGGCTCTGAATACAATGGGGGACCATGAG GGTCAGACTGGGAAAAGACTTTACTCCTTTGACATGAACCACTATGCCACTAAGAAGAGTGCAGCTCAGAGTATGCTGGATGTTGCTTTGCTGATGGCCAACTCGTCCCAGCTGAAGACCATCCTGTATGTGGGCCCAGAGTACATCTTCTACATCCCTCTCATCGTTCTgctctctctgtccatcattcTGCAGGTGATAGTGGGATTGCTGCTCGTCTTTATTG CAGTGAAGTATGATCTGAATGACGAACGGAAACGAGCCAAGCTGGACACGATGAACAACATGGCCACGGTGTTCGTCTTCTTCACGGTCCTCATCAACATCTTCATCACCGCGCTCGGGTTCCAGGGCCATTCGATGAG CGCAGCACCTGACATCCCCTTACCTCTGCTGCCTCCTTCACCTATTAACCTGACTAAAACCGGGGTCCTATAG
- the si:dkey-93l1.9 gene encoding ninjurin-1 isoform X2 yields MCMTGQSCMPSPCHCVLIGQTGKRLYSFDMNHYATKKSAAQSMLDVALLMANSSQLKTILYVGPEYIFYIPLIVLLSLSIILQVIVGLLLVFIAVKYDLNDERKRAKLDTMNNMATVFVFFTVLINIFITALGFQGHSMSAAPDIPLPLLPPSPINLTKTGVL; encoded by the exons ATGTGCATGACTGGGCAGAGCTGCATGCCTTCGCCCTGTCATTGTGTTTTAATT GGTCAGACTGGGAAAAGACTTTACTCCTTTGACATGAACCACTATGCCACTAAGAAGAGTGCAGCTCAGAGTATGCTGGATGTTGCTTTGCTGATGGCCAACTCGTCCCAGCTGAAGACCATCCTGTATGTGGGCCCAGAGTACATCTTCTACATCCCTCTCATCGTTCTgctctctctgtccatcattcTGCAGGTGATAGTGGGATTGCTGCTCGTCTTTATTG CAGTGAAGTATGATCTGAATGACGAACGGAAACGAGCCAAGCTGGACACGATGAACAACATGGCCACGGTGTTCGTCTTCTTCACGGTCCTCATCAACATCTTCATCACCGCGCTCGGGTTCCAGGGCCATTCGATGAG CGCAGCACCTGACATCCCCTTACCTCTGCTGCCTCCTTCACCTATTAACCTGACTAAAACCGGGGTCCTATAG